The following proteins are encoded in a genomic region of Thiomonas sp. X19:
- a CDS encoding class 1 fructose-bisphosphatase: protein MSDTTISLSRWLIEQERTHGHIPGSLRLLIEQVARACKRISHAVNKGASAGIMGSAGSENIQGEVQKKLDVIANDVLLEANEWGGHLAAMASEELERIHVIPHRYPRGEYLLMFDPLDGSSNIEVNVTIGTIFSVLHLADGVSEVGPEHFLQPGRQQVAAGYCTYGPQTTLVLTLGHGVTVFTLDSSQGSFVLTQEGLRIPESTREFSINMSNLRHWAPPVQRYIDECLQGKDGPRGKDFNMRWVGSMVADVHRVLARGGVFLYPWDRREPDRAGKLRLLYEANPMALLVEQAGGMAMAGTERILDIQPTSLHQRAAVMLGSSEEVALLQKYHQEAQ from the coding sequence ATGTCCGACACCACCATCAGCCTGTCGCGCTGGCTCATCGAGCAAGAACGCACCCACGGCCATATTCCCGGCTCGCTGCGCCTGCTCATCGAGCAGGTGGCACGCGCCTGCAAGCGCATCAGCCACGCCGTGAACAAGGGGGCCAGCGCCGGCATCATGGGCAGCGCCGGCAGCGAGAACATCCAGGGCGAGGTGCAGAAAAAGCTCGACGTCATCGCCAACGACGTGCTGCTGGAAGCCAACGAATGGGGCGGCCACCTGGCCGCCATGGCCTCGGAGGAATTGGAGCGCATCCACGTCATTCCCCACCGCTACCCGCGCGGCGAATACCTGCTGATGTTCGACCCGCTCGACGGCTCCAGCAATATCGAGGTCAACGTCACCATCGGCACCATCTTCTCGGTGCTGCACCTGGCCGATGGCGTCAGCGAAGTCGGGCCCGAGCATTTCCTGCAGCCCGGGCGCCAGCAAGTGGCCGCCGGCTACTGCACCTACGGCCCGCAAACCACGCTGGTGCTCACGCTCGGCCACGGCGTGACGGTGTTCACCCTCGACAGCAGCCAGGGCAGTTTCGTGCTGACGCAGGAAGGCCTGCGCATCCCCGAGTCCACCCGCGAGTTCTCCATCAATATGTCGAACCTGCGCCACTGGGCACCGCCCGTGCAGCGCTACATCGACGAATGCCTGCAAGGCAAGGACGGCCCGCGCGGCAAGGACTTCAATATGCGCTGGGTCGGCAGCATGGTGGCCGACGTGCACCGCGTGCTCGCCCGTGGCGGCGTCTTTCTCTACCCCTGGGACCGGCGCGAACCCGACCGCGCCGGCAAGCTGCGCCTGCTGTACGAAGCCAACCCCATGGCCCTGCTGGTGGAACAAGCCGGCGGCATGGCCATGGCCGGCACTGAGCGCATCCTCGACATCCAGCCGACCAGCCTGCACCAACGCGCCGCGGTCATGCTGGGCAGCAGCGAAGAGGTTGCCCTGCTGCAGAAGTATCACCAAGAAGCACAGTAA
- a CDS encoding BPTD_3080 family restriction endonuclease gives MSDLFFEKPILNFPYAYPIRHWELDSSGQPTQKIVESRRRAEFITPIPKPKKQNGAVKQESLLFDEGKGLSTQEQQYDHTAVINAVRQEVDKWRALPNPNDWRVTPETARLLQHWRHHNFSSVRPFFCQVEAVETAIWLTEVAPQIGKTGQTFIDHLARANHDANPELMRLALKLATGAGKTTVMAMLIAWQTINAVRRPTSKKFTRGFLVVTPGLTIRDRLRVLQPNDPDSYFKSRELVPGDMLGDMERAKIVITNYHSFKLRERMELSKGGRLLLQGRGGDELNTLETEGQMLQRVMPDLMGMGNILVINDEAHHCYREKPDAATDDDGLKGDDRKEAEQNNEAARVWISGLESVNRQLGVARVFDLSATPFFLRGSGYAEGTLFPWTMSDFSLMDAIECGIVKLPRVPVADNIPGAEMPMFRNLWEHIRTKMPKKGRGKAEGLNPLDLPTQLQTALQALYGHYEKTFELWAKEKISVPPCFIIVCNNTSASKLVYDYISGFQQRRQDGTSTLVEGRLPLFRNFDEHGNPLGRPKTLLIDSEQLESGDALDDNFRTMASDEIERFRREIVERTGDVQAGQIITDQNLLREVMNTVGKAGRLGDSIRCVVSVSMLTEGWDANTVTHVLGVRAFGTQLLCEQVIGRALRRQSYELNEEGLFNVEYADVLGIPFDFTAKPVIAPPQKPRETVQVKAVRPDREALEIEFPRVQGYRAELPEERLTAEFNADSVLELTPDLVGATETRNSGIIGATVDLNLVHTGDVRPSQVVYELTSHLLLSKWRDANGEPQLHLFGQLKRIARQWLDGYLVCKGGTYPAQLKYKMLADIACERITAGITRALIGSRPIHAVLDPYNPTGSTAHVNFNTSKTERWDTSGPPPKCQLNWVILDSDWEAEFCRVAEAHPRVRAYVKNHNLGFDVPYRYGSEVRQYRPDFIVLVDDGHGDDNPLHLVVEIKGYRREDAKEKKSTMDTYWVPGVNNLGTYGRWAFSEFTDVFQMQADFAQQVEQAFDAMLQAYTA, from the coding sequence ATGAGCGATCTGTTTTTCGAGAAGCCGATTCTCAATTTCCCCTACGCCTATCCAATTCGCCATTGGGAACTCGATTCATCAGGGCAACCAACTCAGAAAATCGTCGAGTCGCGCAGGCGCGCCGAGTTCATCACACCGATCCCCAAGCCCAAGAAGCAAAACGGCGCTGTCAAGCAAGAATCCTTGCTATTCGACGAAGGCAAAGGCCTTTCGACCCAAGAGCAGCAGTACGACCACACTGCTGTCATTAACGCGGTGCGGCAGGAAGTGGACAAGTGGCGTGCCCTACCTAACCCGAATGATTGGCGTGTCACGCCTGAAACCGCACGCCTTCTCCAACACTGGCGCCATCACAATTTCAGCAGCGTGCGTCCGTTCTTCTGCCAAGTGGAGGCCGTGGAAACAGCCATCTGGCTGACCGAGGTGGCACCGCAGATTGGTAAGACCGGCCAGACCTTCATTGATCACTTGGCACGCGCCAATCACGACGCCAACCCGGAGCTAATGAGGCTGGCCCTCAAGCTGGCGACCGGGGCGGGAAAGACCACCGTCATGGCCATGCTCATCGCTTGGCAGACGATCAATGCGGTGCGCCGGCCGACCAGCAAGAAGTTCACCCGCGGCTTCCTGGTCGTGACGCCGGGTCTGACCATTCGCGACCGGTTGCGTGTGCTCCAGCCAAACGATCCCGACAGCTACTTCAAGAGCCGCGAGCTGGTTCCTGGCGACATGCTGGGTGACATGGAGCGTGCCAAAATCGTCATCACCAACTACCACAGCTTCAAATTGCGAGAGCGTATGGAGTTGTCCAAGGGCGGTCGTCTGCTGCTGCAAGGCCGAGGGGGTGACGAACTCAACACCTTGGAAACCGAAGGTCAGATGCTTCAGCGCGTCATGCCCGACCTGATGGGCATGGGCAACATCCTCGTCATCAACGACGAAGCCCACCATTGCTACCGGGAAAAACCGGATGCTGCGACAGACGACGATGGCCTGAAAGGTGACGACAGGAAAGAGGCCGAACAAAACAACGAGGCCGCGCGCGTGTGGATCTCCGGCCTTGAATCCGTCAACCGTCAGCTCGGCGTTGCACGGGTTTTCGACCTCTCTGCCACCCCCTTTTTTCTGCGGGGCTCCGGCTATGCCGAAGGCACCCTGTTTCCGTGGACGATGAGCGACTTCTCGCTGATGGACGCCATCGAGTGCGGCATCGTCAAGCTGCCGCGCGTGCCGGTGGCCGACAACATCCCCGGCGCCGAGATGCCCATGTTCCGCAATCTGTGGGAGCACATCCGCACCAAGATGCCGAAAAAGGGCCGCGGCAAGGCCGAGGGTCTGAATCCGCTCGACCTGCCCACGCAACTGCAGACGGCGCTGCAAGCGCTGTACGGCCACTACGAAAAAACCTTCGAGCTTTGGGCCAAGGAAAAAATTTCCGTGCCGCCTTGCTTCATCATCGTCTGTAACAACACATCGGCATCGAAGCTGGTCTATGACTACATCTCCGGTTTTCAGCAGCGGCGCCAGGATGGAACCAGCACACTGGTGGAAGGGCGCCTGCCGCTGTTCCGAAATTTTGATGAACACGGCAACCCGCTTGGCCGCCCGAAAACACTGCTGATCGACAGCGAGCAACTGGAATCCGGCGATGCCTTGGACGACAACTTCCGCACCATGGCCAGCGATGAGATCGAGCGCTTCCGCCGCGAAATCGTCGAGCGCACCGGAGACGTCCAGGCCGGTCAGATCATCACCGACCAGAACTTGCTGCGCGAAGTGATGAACACCGTCGGCAAAGCCGGGCGGCTGGGCGATTCCATCCGTTGCGTCGTGTCCGTGTCTATGCTCACCGAGGGCTGGGACGCCAACACCGTCACCCATGTGCTCGGTGTGCGCGCCTTTGGAACCCAGTTGCTGTGCGAGCAGGTTATCGGTCGTGCGCTGCGCAGACAGTCCTACGAACTCAACGAAGAAGGCCTGTTCAACGTCGAGTATGCCGACGTCCTCGGCATTCCCTTCGACTTCACCGCCAAGCCTGTGATTGCCCCGCCGCAAAAACCGCGCGAGACAGTGCAAGTCAAAGCCGTGCGCCCGGATCGCGAAGCGCTGGAGATCGAATTTCCGCGTGTGCAGGGCTACCGTGCCGAGTTGCCCGAAGAGCGGCTGACTGCTGAATTCAATGCCGACTCTGTTCTCGAACTGACGCCCGACCTGGTGGGCGCCACTGAAACCCGCAATTCCGGCATCATCGGCGCCACCGTCGACTTGAACCTGGTGCACACCGGCGATGTGCGCCCCTCCCAGGTGGTGTACGAACTCACCTCGCATCTGCTGCTCAGCAAATGGCGCGATGCCAATGGCGAGCCGCAGTTGCACCTGTTCGGTCAGCTCAAGCGCATTGCCCGGCAGTGGCTCGACGGCTATCTGGTCTGCAAGGGCGGCACCTACCCGGCGCAGCTCAAGTACAAGATGCTGGCCGACATCGCGTGTGAGCGCATCACCGCAGGTATCACCCGCGCCCTGATCGGCAGCCGCCCCATCCATGCCGTGCTCGACCCCTACAACCCCACGGGCAGCACCGCGCATGTCAACTTCAACACATCCAAGACCGAGCGCTGGGACACCAGCGGGCCGCCGCCGAAATGCCAGCTCAACTGGGTCATCCTGGACAGCGATTGGGAGGCGGAGTTCTGCCGCGTGGCCGAGGCGCATCCCCGTGTCAGGGCTTACGTCAAGAACCACAACCTCGGCTTTGACGTGCCCTACCGCTATGGCTCCGAAGTGCGCCAGTACCGACCCGACTTCATTGTGTTGGTGGATGATGGTCATGGAGATGACAACCCCCTGCACCTGGTCGTCGAGATCAAGGGCTACCGGCGCGAAGATGCCAAAGAGAAAAAATCCACCATGGACACCTACTGGGTGCCCGGCGTCAACAACCTCGGCACTTACGGGCGCTGGGCCTTTTCCGAGTTCACCGACGTGTTCCAGATGCAGGCCGACTTTGCGCAGCAGGTCGAGCAAGCCTTCGACGCCATGCTCCAGGCCTACACCGCATGA
- a CDS encoding Fic family protein, with protein sequence MTTITPLEALQPSRFETPAILKKLAAASRALAELKGMAASIPHQGILINTLGLQEAKDSSAIENIVTTHDELFRQAAYPDAANTPAAKEVAQYRQALRIGFEAVKATGLLTNNHILQMQAELEQNAAGYRKLLGTALKSSTGQTVYTPPQEPDVIVALMRDLERFINDDALFDADPLIKMALIHHQFESIHPFYDGNGRTGRIVNVLYLVQQGLLDTPVLYLSRHIVRTKSDYYRLLQAVRDADAWEDWVLYMLTAVEQTAREGLVTVQAIKDLLLEVKHSIRAQYKFYSQDLINNLFTHPYTKIEFIQHDLKVSRLTASKYLDTLVDGGFLHKQKIGRSNFYINTRLYQILTGDAMQADELHHHGQ encoded by the coding sequence ATGACCACCATCACGCCGCTAGAAGCCCTGCAACCCAGTCGGTTCGAGACGCCCGCCATCCTCAAAAAACTGGCGGCGGCCAGCCGTGCGCTGGCAGAACTCAAGGGCATGGCGGCTTCCATTCCGCATCAGGGCATCCTGATCAACACCTTGGGCCTGCAGGAAGCCAAAGACAGTTCCGCCATCGAGAACATCGTCACCACCCATGACGAGCTGTTCCGCCAGGCGGCCTACCCCGACGCGGCCAACACCCCCGCGGCCAAGGAAGTGGCGCAGTACCGGCAAGCGCTGCGCATCGGCTTCGAGGCGGTCAAAGCCACCGGGCTGCTGACCAACAACCACATTCTGCAGATGCAGGCCGAGCTGGAGCAAAACGCCGCCGGCTATCGCAAACTGCTCGGCACCGCCCTCAAGAGCAGCACCGGGCAGACCGTCTACACCCCACCGCAAGAGCCAGACGTCATCGTCGCCCTGATGCGCGACCTCGAACGCTTCATCAACGACGACGCCCTGTTCGACGCCGATCCGCTGATCAAGATGGCGCTCATCCATCACCAGTTCGAGAGCATCCACCCCTTCTACGACGGCAACGGCCGCACCGGGCGCATTGTCAACGTGCTCTACCTGGTCCAGCAAGGCCTGCTCGACACCCCCGTGCTCTACCTCAGCCGCCACATCGTGCGCACCAAGTCCGACTACTACCGCCTGCTGCAAGCCGTGCGTGACGCCGACGCCTGGGAAGACTGGGTGCTGTACATGCTCACCGCCGTGGAACAAACCGCGCGCGAAGGCCTGGTCACCGTGCAAGCCATCAAAGACCTGCTGCTCGAGGTGAAGCACAGCATCCGCGCCCAATACAAGTTCTACAGCCAGGACTTGATCAACAACCTGTTCACCCACCCCTACACCAAGATCGAGTTCATTCAGCACGACCTCAAGGTGTCGCGCCTCACCGCCAGCAAATACCTCGATACGCTGGTGGACGGCGGTTTTCTGCACAAGCAGAAAATCGGCCGCTCCAACTTCTACATCAACACCCGGCTCTACCAAATCCTCACTGGCGACGCCATGCAGGCTGACGAACTCCATCATCATGGCCAATAA
- a CDS encoding site-specific DNA-methyltransferase, whose product MANKPKAPLGVETLTHLEATRKNIPTAEYQSVMQKDEQSPVRVAYARRNRDLDPQLVWRGKDEQDWSDLVVHASPLYIQEKVHPKVLIDDLKRQSERAEAGKAATQAGFTTDLFADFNGLPDDNAKTEFYQHDAHWANRMILSDSLQVMASLAEREGLRGQVQCIYFDPPYGIKFNSNFQWSTTSRDVKDGSSGHITREPEQVKAFRDTWRDGIHSYLTYLRDRLTVARDLLTESGSIFVQIGDENVHRVRTVMDEVFGDENFVSQIIFEKTSSTSTDGLASISDHILWFAKRRDTLKFRPSYRLKVLGEAGTTQYTWFDEGGGFDRRLGASEIESDASEIDRNRIFACDNLTSQRPAQGTDVTSFAYNGSTFTPGKGTFKTDARGLTQLAKAGRLRPIGKSLMYRRFLSDFPVVPIANYWNDVKMTGFSEDKTYIVQTGQKVIERCLLMVTDPGDLVLDPTCGSGTTAYVAEQWGRRWITLDTSRVALALARARIMGARYPYYLLADSREGQLKDAEVTRTAPSSQTTRGNLRHGFVYERVPHITLKSIANNAEIDVIWDKWQKKLEPLREQLNRALRKQWQDWEIPRDISDIIGKEGAFQKTVFDLAPSEIRRIHERWWDARIARQKEIDGSIAAKAEFEFLYDKPYEDKRKVRVAGPFTVESLSPHRVLGVDENDELIDGAAEPKAGYGDERNFVQIILENLKAAGVQQAHKDDKINFTALTPWPGELVCAEGRYFEGGGESGTEKRAAIFIGPEFGTVSRPDLVAAAREAGDADFDVLIACAFNYDAHSAEFDKLGRIPVLKARMNADLHMADDLKNTGKGNLFVIFGEPDIDILDAEDGQVRVKVNGVDVFKPNTGTVESSNTDEIACWFIDTDYNEESFFVRQAYFLGQNDPYKSLKTTLKAEINPEAWATLNSDTSRPFDKPKSGRIAVKVINHLGDEVMKVFKVEGKTS is encoded by the coding sequence ATGGCCAATAAACCCAAAGCTCCGCTTGGCGTCGAAACCCTCACGCACCTTGAGGCCACGCGCAAGAACATCCCGACCGCCGAATATCAGTCGGTGATGCAAAAAGACGAGCAGTCGCCCGTGCGCGTGGCCTACGCGCGCCGCAACCGCGACCTCGACCCGCAACTGGTCTGGCGCGGCAAAGACGAGCAGGACTGGAGCGACCTTGTCGTCCACGCTTCGCCGCTCTACATCCAGGAAAAAGTGCACCCCAAGGTGCTGATCGACGACCTCAAGCGTCAATCCGAGCGCGCCGAGGCCGGCAAGGCGGCCACCCAGGCCGGCTTTACTACCGACCTGTTCGCCGACTTCAACGGCCTGCCTGACGACAACGCGAAAACCGAGTTCTATCAGCATGACGCCCACTGGGCCAACCGCATGATCCTCAGCGACAGCCTGCAGGTGATGGCCAGCCTCGCCGAGCGCGAAGGCCTGCGCGGCCAAGTGCAGTGCATCTATTTCGATCCGCCTTACGGTATCAAATTCAACAGCAACTTCCAGTGGAGCACCACCAGCCGCGACGTGAAGGACGGCAGCTCCGGGCATATCACGCGCGAGCCCGAGCAGGTCAAAGCCTTTCGCGACACCTGGCGCGACGGCATCCACTCCTACCTCACCTACCTGCGAGATCGGCTGACGGTGGCGCGCGATCTGCTCACCGAATCAGGGTCGATCTTTGTGCAGATCGGCGACGAAAACGTGCATCGGGTTCGGACAGTGATGGATGAGGTGTTTGGCGATGAGAATTTTGTATCCCAAATCATATTTGAAAAAACAAGTAGCACCTCTACTGACGGATTGGCGTCGATTAGTGACCACATCCTATGGTTTGCGAAAAGACGTGACACCCTTAAATTTAGACCTAGCTATCGCCTTAAGGTCTTAGGTGAGGCCGGAACGACTCAGTACACTTGGTTTGACGAGGGGGGAGGGTTTGACCGCCGTTTGGGTGCTAGCGAAATAGAGTCTGACGCTAGTGAGATAGATCGCAACCGTATATTTGCCTGCGATAACTTGACGAGTCAGCGCCCTGCGCAGGGTACTGACGTTACCTCGTTCGCATACAACGGATCAACGTTCACTCCAGGAAAGGGGACATTCAAAACCGATGCTCGGGGTCTGACACAGTTGGCCAAAGCTGGGCGCCTTAGACCGATTGGGAAATCGTTGATGTACCGACGTTTCTTGTCTGACTTTCCAGTCGTTCCAATTGCCAATTACTGGAACGACGTGAAGATGACAGGTTTCTCCGAAGATAAAACCTATATTGTTCAGACGGGCCAGAAGGTCATTGAGCGATGCCTATTGATGGTCACTGACCCCGGTGACCTCGTGCTCGATCCCACCTGCGGCTCTGGCACCACCGCCTACGTTGCCGAACAATGGGGGCGGCGCTGGATCACGCTTGACACCTCACGTGTCGCACTGGCCTTGGCCCGCGCGCGCATCATGGGCGCCCGCTACCCCTACTATCTGCTCGCCGATAGCCGAGAGGGCCAGCTTAAGGACGCCGAAGTGACCCGTACTGCGCCTTCCAGCCAGACCACGCGAGGCAATCTCCGCCACGGTTTTGTGTACGAGCGCGTGCCGCACATCACCCTGAAATCCATCGCCAACAACGCCGAGATCGATGTCATCTGGGACAAGTGGCAGAAAAAGCTGGAACCTCTGCGCGAACAACTCAACCGTGCTTTGCGCAAGCAGTGGCAGGACTGGGAGATTCCCAGAGACATTTCCGACATCATCGGCAAAGAAGGCGCCTTCCAGAAGACAGTCTTTGATCTTGCTCCAAGTGAGATTCGCAGGATCCACGAGCGGTGGTGGGATGCCCGCATCGCCCGCCAGAAGGAAATCGACGGTTCGATTGCCGCCAAGGCCGAATTCGAGTTTCTGTATGACAAGCCGTATGAGGACAAGCGCAAGGTGCGCGTGGCCGGGCCGTTCACAGTGGAAAGCCTCTCACCCCACCGCGTGCTGGGCGTGGATGAAAACGACGAACTGATTGACGGTGCAGCCGAGCCCAAGGCGGGCTACGGCGACGAGCGCAACTTCGTCCAGATCATTCTGGAAAACCTCAAAGCCGCTGGCGTGCAGCAGGCGCACAAAGACGACAAGATCAACTTCACCGCGCTCACCCCCTGGCCGGGTGAACTGGTGTGCGCAGAGGGCCGCTACTTCGAGGGCGGTGGCGAATCCGGCACGGAAAAACGCGCTGCCATTTTCATCGGTCCGGAGTTCGGCACCGTCTCCCGCCCCGACCTGGTGGCCGCCGCCCGCGAAGCCGGCGACGCGGATTTCGACGTTCTCATCGCCTGCGCCTTCAACTACGACGCCCATTCCGCCGAGTTCGACAAACTCGGCCGCATCCCGGTGCTCAAGGCCCGCATGAACGCCGACCTGCACATGGCTGACGATCTGAAAAACACCGGCAAGGGCAATCTGTTCGTGATCTTCGGCGAGCCGGACATCGACATCCTCGACGCCGAGGACGGGCAGGTGCGCGTGAAGGTCAACGGTGTGGACGTGTTCAAACCCAACACCGGCACGGTGGAATCCAGCAACACCGACGAAATCGCCTGCTGGTTCATCGACACCGATTACAACGAAGAAAGCTTCTTCGTCCGCCAGGCCTACTTCCTTGGCCAGAACGACCCTTACAAATCGCTGAAAACCACCCTGAAAGCCGAAATCAACCCCGAAGCCTGGGCCACGCTCAACAGCGACACCTCAAGGCCATTCGACAAGCCGAAGTCAGGGCGCATTGCGGTGAAGGTCATTAATCACCTGGGGGATGAGGTGATGAAGGTGTTCAAGGTTGAAGGGAAAACATCATGA
- a CDS encoding TIGR04255 family protein produces the protein MSRAYPILNRPPIVEAVVDFDCDLPPGLELAALKKAAREKFADLYPLAQPRLMQHVQVKAEADGTVNSSLNQGLEAFMFKQADQKQLVQVRKTGFSFNRLAPYEGLETYLPEIERVWSLYREIARPVLVRSLRLRYINRIEIPFQVGPVDLDKYFKMHNMLVDDKNMTLTGFLSQYSAVERATGSQVAVVLTAQNPEGDKLPIIFDNAATANVELEPMDWQGLLRALATLRDLKNRVFFGTVKQPCLDLFQ, from the coding sequence ATGAGTCGTGCTTACCCAATATTGAACCGCCCGCCCATCGTCGAAGCGGTCGTGGACTTTGATTGCGATTTGCCGCCGGGGTTGGAACTCGCTGCGCTTAAAAAAGCCGCGCGTGAGAAATTCGCCGATCTCTATCCATTGGCCCAGCCGCGGCTGATGCAACATGTTCAAGTCAAAGCAGAAGCCGATGGCACTGTCAACTCGTCACTGAACCAGGGCCTTGAGGCATTTATGTTCAAACAGGCTGATCAAAAACAACTGGTGCAGGTGCGCAAGACGGGGTTTTCGTTCAATCGACTTGCACCCTATGAAGGTCTGGAAACCTATCTTCCTGAAATCGAGAGGGTCTGGAGTTTGTATCGTGAGATTGCGCGACCCGTGCTCGTGCGTAGCCTGCGGCTTCGCTACATCAACCGCATCGAGATTCCATTTCAAGTTGGGCCAGTCGATCTTGATAAATACTTCAAGATGCACAACATGCTCGTTGATGATAAAAATATGACGCTGACGGGATTTTTGAGCCAGTATTCCGCAGTCGAGCGTGCAACCGGGAGTCAAGTTGCGGTTGTTCTGACCGCGCAGAATCCGGAGGGTGACAAACTGCCGATCATCTTTGACAATGCGGCAACAGCAAATGTCGAGTTGGAGCCGATGGACTGGCAAGGATTGTTACGAGCCCTGGCCACGTTGAGGGATCTCAAGAACCGCGTCTTCTTTGGAACTGTGAAACAACCATGCTTGGACTTATTCCAGTGA